Proteins encoded within one genomic window of Ictalurus punctatus breed USDA103 unplaced genomic scaffold, Coco_2.0 tig00163725, whole genome shotgun sequence:
- the LOC128632676 gene encoding NLR family CARD domain-containing protein 3-like — translation MSVSGKQDLKRDERMMEGKRSDSPEPSCVSMKSDQSMGHPVTFRDGASSPDVRPQQKKSNLSRNQLDSIFKELEHKVITLIKNELKRFRKLLSPDYPACTEREVQDEQDLHSVRDGALKITLHVLKNMNHTDLANTLHNKSVAPVYQTKLKSSLREKFKRINEGISQHGSSALLNEIYTDLYITEGWSGDVNNEHEVRQIETASRRPATQETPIKCNDLFKDKSIRGVLTKGVAGIGKTVSVQKFILDWAERKENQDVTFMFPLPFRELNLMKQKHLSLMDLLHHFFPEIRKLEVIDCDSYKVVLIFDGLDECRLPLNFQKNERLCDVTESASVDVLLTNLIKGNLLPSALLWITSRPGAANQIPPECVDQVTEVRGFSDPQKEEYFRKRISDQSLADKIISHMKSSRSLYIMCHIPSSAGSQPLF, via the exons atgagtgtgtctggaaaacaggacttaaagagagacgagag aatgatggagggaaagagatcagactcaccagaacccagctgtgtgtccatgaagagtgaccaGTCAATGGGACATCCAGTTACCTTCAGAGAcggagccagttctcctgatgtgag accacaacagaagaaatcaaacctcagcagaaatcagttggactccatattcaag gagctggaacacaaagtcatcactctgataaagaatgaactgaagaggtttaggaagctcctgagtccagattacccagcatgcactgagagggaggtgcaGGATGAGcaggatctgcacagtgtcagagacggagcgctgaagatcacactgcacgtcctgaagaacatgaaccacacagatctcgctaacacactgcacaaca agtctgtggcccctgtgtatcagacaaagctgaaatccagcctgagagagaagtttaaaagaattaatgaaggaatctcacagcatggaagctcagcacttctgaatgagatctacacagatctctacatcacagagggttggagtggagacgtcaataatgaacatgaggtgagacagattgagacagcgtccaggagaccagcaacacaggagacacccatcaaatgtaatgatctctttaaagacaagtccatcagaggagtgctgactaaaggagttgctggaattggaaaaacagtctctgtgcagaagttcattctggactgggctgaacGAAAAGAgaatcaggacgtcaccttcatgtttccacttccctttagagagctgaatctgatgaagcagaaacatctcagtctgatggatcttcttcatcactttttccctgaaatAAGAAAACTAGAAGTAATAGACTGTGACTCCTacaaagtggtgttgatctttgatggtctggatgagtgtcgacttcctctaaatttccagaagaatgagagattgtgtgatgtgacagagtcagcctcagtggatgtgctgctgacgaacctcatcaaggggaatctgcttccctctgctcttctctggataacctctcgaccaggagcagccaatcagatccctcctgagtgtgtagaccaggtaacagaggtacgagggttcagtgatcctcagaaagaggagtacttcaggaagaggatcagtgatcagagcctggccgataaaatcatctcacacatgaagtcttcaagaagcctctacatcatgtgccacatcccgtcttctgctggatctcagccactgttctag